The proteins below come from a single Fastidiosipila sanguinis genomic window:
- a CDS encoding extracellular solute-binding protein, translated as MNNLKKITASALALVLSLGLVACNTKPGTNGGSTDKPATSEGKTEGTAGKKLLVWGPAEDQAEASGNWLKKQAEEFNKEKGYDVKFEFGTVAEPDAKTEVLKDVSAAADVYLFANDQTRELVEGQALARLGGNFEEYVKTTNGDNYVSSVTVDDAVYAFPFTSNTWFMYYDKSVFSEEDVKSLDTMLEKGRVEFPLQNSWYIQAFFLANGGTMFGDSTDNEAGIDFGGEKGYEVAHYLVDLVANKNFFVTDQNGFGIGGLGKDIDAFFSGSWDANNVKEKLGDNMGAAQLPTAKINGQDKQLISFAGTKAVGVNPNSKDQALAMEFAQWLARPEAQKAHFEARNVIPAHKDLLEDPTIQASEVAVAEMNTMLNTSFLQPFVAGMSQWWDPAANFGTQLASGEIKHDNVEKYVDEFNKQINSSVLD; from the coding sequence ATGAATAATCTAAAGAAAATTACTGCAAGCGCACTAGCTTTAGTTCTATCACTAGGACTTGTTGCATGTAATACTAAGCCTGGCACTAACGGTGGTAGCACAGACAAACCAGCAACCTCTGAAGGAAAAACAGAAGGTACTGCAGGAAAGAAATTATTAGTTTGGGGTCCAGCAGAAGATCAAGCAGAAGCAAGTGGTAACTGGTTGAAGAAACAAGCAGAAGAATTCAACAAAGAAAAAGGTTACGATGTTAAATTTGAATTTGGTACAGTTGCAGAACCAGATGCAAAAACAGAAGTTCTAAAAGATGTTTCTGCAGCAGCTGACGTATACCTATTCGCAAACGACCAAACACGTGAATTAGTTGAAGGTCAAGCTTTAGCACGTTTAGGTGGTAACTTTGAAGAATACGTTAAAACAACTAATGGTGATAACTACGTAAGCTCAGTTACAGTTGATGACGCTGTTTACGCTTTCCCATTCACATCAAACACATGGTTCATGTACTACGATAAATCAGTCTTCTCAGAAGAAGATGTTAAGAGCTTAGATACAATGCTAGAAAAAGGTAGAGTTGAATTCCCTCTACAAAACTCATGGTATATCCAAGCATTCTTCCTAGCTAATGGTGGAACAATGTTTGGTGATAGTACAGATAACGAAGCTGGTATCGACTTTGGTGGTGAAAAAGGTTATGAAGTAGCTCATTACCTAGTAGACTTAGTAGCAAACAAGAATTTCTTCGTTACTGACCAAAATGGTTTCGGTATTGGTGGTTTAGGTAAAGATATTGACGCCTTCTTCTCAGGTTCATGGGATGCAAATAACGTAAAAGAAAAACTTGGCGATAACATGGGTGCAGCTCAATTACCTACAGCTAAGATCAATGGACAAGATAAACAATTAATCTCATTTGCTGGTACAAAAGCAGTTGGTGTAAACCCTAACTCAAAAGACCAAGCTTTGGCGATGGAATTTGCACAATGGTTAGCTCGTCCAGAAGCACAAAAAGCTCACTTCGAAGCTAGAAACGTTATTCCAGCTCACAAAGATTTGTTAGAAGATCCTACAATTCAAGCAAGTGAAGTTGCTGTAGCAGAGATGAATACAATGTTAAATACATCATTCTTACAACCATTCGTTGCAGGTATGAGTCAATGGTGGGATCCAGCAGCTAACTTTGGTACACAATTAGCTAGTGGCGAAATCAAACACGATAACGTTGAAAAATATGTAGATGAATTTAACAAACAAATTAACTCATCTGTACTAGATTAA
- a CDS encoding carbohydrate ABC transporter permease, which yields MRRTLSHEQKREKEDIARAYRLNNQTENVPWTVRNALLKGNWASKISFLIMGFGNLIYGQVIKGFLWLLTQALYIYFMITSGLENLSLFGSLGWLEQQEVWNPEKAIYEYQAGHNSVLILLWGVITICITVAFIFIWRSSVRSSYKAEFIKNEGFEPASFSSDVKSLFNHRIQGLLLSLPVLGTLTFSVLPLIFMISMAFTSYSRETNSLVLFDWTGFDNFSRVLQLNNAIGKTFWPVVGWTIIWAVFATALNFIFGLLLAMMINRKRTRLKSVWRVSFAATIAVPQFVSLLVIRQMLAANGPINLFLIAQNVIKDPIPFWTDPTLAKIMVIVINLWVGIPYTILQVTGILQNFPEEFREAARIDGASEAQTFRHITLPYILQIMGPFLITQFTGNVNNFNVIYLLTGGGPARFGSTAGYTDLLVTWLYKLTVDNQFYNIGSVIGIFTFIVLSVVALTLYRFTSASKREGGK from the coding sequence ATGCGCAGAACATTATCTCACGAACAGAAGCGTGAAAAAGAAGACATTGCTCGTGCCTATAGGTTAAATAATCAAACTGAAAATGTACCTTGGACAGTTAGAAATGCTCTTCTCAAAGGTAACTGGGCTAGCAAAATCTCATTTTTAATTATGGGATTTGGTAATTTAATTTATGGCCAAGTTATAAAAGGCTTCTTATGGTTGCTAACACAAGCTCTATATATTTATTTTATGATCACAAGTGGTCTCGAAAATTTATCATTATTCGGATCCTTGGGATGGTTAGAGCAACAAGAAGTTTGGAATCCAGAAAAAGCAATATACGAATATCAGGCAGGTCATAACTCTGTTCTTATTTTGTTATGGGGTGTTATTACAATTTGTATAACTGTAGCCTTTATTTTTATTTGGAGATCATCAGTACGTAGTTCTTACAAAGCTGAATTTATAAAAAATGAAGGTTTCGAGCCTGCATCATTTTCTTCAGATGTAAAATCCTTATTCAATCATAGAATTCAAGGTTTACTATTATCATTACCAGTTCTAGGAACTCTCACCTTCTCAGTCTTGCCACTAATCTTTATGATTTCAATGGCTTTTACTAGTTATAGTAGAGAAACTAATAGTTTAGTCTTATTTGACTGGACAGGTTTTGATAACTTCTCTAGAGTTTTACAGCTTAATAACGCTATAGGAAAAACTTTCTGGCCTGTAGTTGGCTGGACTATTATTTGGGCAGTCTTTGCTACTGCATTAAACTTTATCTTTGGTCTCTTGCTAGCAATGATGATTAATAGAAAGCGTACAAGACTTAAGAGTGTGTGGCGAGTAAGCTTCGCTGCTACTATTGCAGTTCCACAATTTGTTTCATTACTAGTAATCAGACAAATGCTTGCAGCTAATGGTCCTATTAACCTCTTCTTAATCGCTCAAAATGTTATTAAGGATCCTATCCCATTCTGGACAGACCCTACACTTGCTAAAATAATGGTTATCGTTATCAACCTCTGGGTTGGTATTCCATACACAATTCTACAAGTTACAGGTATTCTTCAAAACTTCCCAGAAGAATTTAGAGAGGCAGCTAGAATTGATGGTGCTAGTGAAGCTCAAACATTCAGACACATCACTCTTCCATATATCTTACAAATAATGGGACCTTTCTTGATCACACAATTTACAGGAAACGTAAATAACTTTAACGTTATCTACTTATTAACAGGTGGTGGTCCAGCAAGATTTGGTTCAACAGCAGGATATACAGACCTACTAGTAACATGGTTATACAAACTAACTGTTGATAATCAATTCTATAACATCGGATCAGTTATCGGTATTTTCACATTTATCGTACTATCCGTAGTTGCTTTGACCTTATACCGCTTCACCTCTGCAAGCAAGCGTGAAGGAGGTAAATAA
- a CDS encoding sugar ABC transporter permease, which yields MKKTNIETFEYKKNKAPGKQIAIDTLVHVILAILAIIWLFPLVWLFLNSFRGNPGGSGHFIGNYMPTLFPEEWTFANYKSLFTPDRTAVINFPRLFFNTLLISVFSCIISTTFVVAVSYVMSRRRFKARQGIIRFSMILGLFPGFMAIVAIYQILKASGLLEGNFIYLALILMYSAGSGTGFLLLKGYMDSIPYDLDEAATIDGATQWQIFTRIIIPVAKPMIVYQVLTSFLGPWLDFIGARVIAGANANYWTVSVGLFNMLQKENINSWYGSFLAGAVLVTIPIGGLTIYMQRFYNQSLAGAVKG from the coding sequence ATGAAAAAGACGAATATTGAAACATTTGAATATAAGAAGAACAAAGCTCCAGGAAAACAAATTGCAATTGATACTCTAGTTCATGTAATTTTGGCAATTCTAGCTATAATTTGGCTCTTCCCTTTAGTGTGGTTATTCCTAAACTCATTTAGAGGTAATCCTGGTGGCAGTGGACATTTTATAGGTAACTATATGCCTACTCTATTCCCGGAAGAATGGACATTTGCCAACTACAAATCTCTATTTACCCCTGATAGAACAGCTGTAATCAATTTCCCAAGATTGTTCTTTAACACATTATTGATTTCTGTTTTTTCATGTATTATAAGCACTACCTTTGTAGTTGCTGTTTCCTACGTAATGAGCAGACGCAGATTCAAAGCACGTCAAGGTATAATTCGCTTCTCAATGATCTTAGGACTTTTCCCAGGATTTATGGCAATTGTTGCTATTTATCAAATCCTTAAAGCTTCTGGTCTATTAGAAGGCAACTTTATCTATTTAGCATTAATACTCATGTATTCTGCTGGTTCAGGAACAGGCTTCCTGTTATTAAAAGGTTATATGGATTCCATACCTTACGACCTCGATGAAGCTGCAACTATAGATGGTGCTACTCAATGGCAAATATTTACACGCATTATAATTCCGGTTGCTAAACCAATGATTGTTTATCAAGTATTGACATCATTCTTAGGTCCTTGGTTAGACTTCATCGGTGCAAGAGTTATAGCCGGTGCAAATGCAAATTATTGGACTGTCTCAGTTGGATTATTCAACATGTTGCAAAAAGAAAATATTAATAGCTGGTACGGCTCATTCTTGGCTGGTGCAGTACTAGTTACAATTCCAATTGGTGGATTAACAATCTATATGCAAAGATTCTATAACCAGAGTCTTGCCGGTGCAGTCAAAGGTTAA
- a CDS encoding alpha-amylase family glycosyl hydrolase, whose amino-acid sequence MQKTKFNFRKTLSLLLGLTLLFSSTACNSNNDLNKEVKADFKEYLEMKPVSIDDKYDTYYEVFVYSFADSNGDGIGDFKGLTDKLDYINDGKDETMTDLGANAIWLMPINPSPTYHKYDVKDYKAIDPQYGSMEDFDEFMKAAKSRGIKVILDLVMNHSSSEHPWFQEAVSALEKGDLDNKYIDYYFFSKEKRADYWYPVGDTGYYYEGKFWSEMPDLNLDNEDLRAEFKDIMEFWLKEKGVDGFRLDAVKEFDSGNNPHNIEILSWINSTARSIKDDVYIVGEAWSNFSMYKQYYESGIDSFFDFAFGDQGGITVSSINKSDGQSYAANLETVNQKILEVNPKAINAPFMSNHDTGRLSGFLSGDPNKLRIAAAANIFTTGNSFVYYGEEIGMRGSGRDENKRAYFYWGDNDKYQTKGAQLDENAYGYPFSSVKEQEADPNSLLNYYKKAIRINSAFPEISRGITTKAEGINNKEICAIQKTWTDTDGKEHTALVMMNFSSSDTIELDLASTSFADYKLVARLGDAEGNLPTQDASKLTIPKAGALVLKPAS is encoded by the coding sequence ATGCAAAAAACAAAATTTAATTTTCGTAAAACTTTAAGTTTATTACTTGGCTTAACCCTATTATTTTCTAGTACAGCATGTAACAGTAATAATGACTTAAATAAAGAAGTCAAAGCAGATTTCAAAGAATACTTAGAAATGAAGCCTGTTAGTATTGATGATAAATATGATACTTATTATGAAGTTTTCGTATATTCATTTGCTGATAGTAATGGTGATGGGATTGGAGATTTCAAAGGTTTAACAGATAAACTAGACTATATAAATGATGGCAAAGATGAAACTATGACAGATTTAGGTGCTAATGCTATCTGGTTAATGCCTATCAACCCTTCACCTACCTATCACAAGTATGACGTAAAGGATTATAAAGCAATCGATCCTCAGTATGGTAGCATGGAAGATTTTGACGAATTCATGAAAGCTGCTAAATCACGTGGCATCAAGGTCATTTTAGATTTGGTCATGAATCACTCATCCAGTGAACATCCTTGGTTCCAAGAGGCTGTATCAGCTTTAGAAAAAGGTGATCTTGATAACAAGTACATAGACTATTACTTCTTCAGCAAAGAAAAGAGAGCTGACTATTGGTATCCTGTCGGAGATACCGGCTATTATTACGAGGGTAAATTCTGGTCAGAAATGCCTGACCTAAATCTTGATAATGAAGATCTAAGGGCAGAATTTAAGGATATAATGGAGTTCTGGCTCAAAGAAAAAGGTGTTGATGGTTTCAGATTAGATGCTGTTAAAGAATTTGATTCTGGCAATAACCCACATAACATTGAAATATTGAGCTGGATAAACTCTACAGCTAGATCTATAAAGGATGACGTATATATAGTAGGTGAAGCTTGGAGTAATTTCTCTATGTATAAACAGTATTACGAGAGTGGAATTGATTCATTCTTTGACTTCGCTTTCGGTGACCAAGGTGGAATTACAGTCAGTTCAATTAATAAATCTGATGGTCAAAGTTACGCTGCTAATTTAGAAACAGTTAACCAAAAGATTCTTGAAGTTAATCCTAAAGCCATTAATGCTCCATTTATGAGTAATCACGATACAGGTAGATTAAGTGGTTTCTTATCTGGAGATCCAAACAAACTAAGAATTGCAGCTGCTGCAAACATTTTTACTACTGGTAATAGTTTCGTTTATTACGGTGAAGAAATTGGTATGCGTGGTTCTGGTCGCGACGAAAACAAAAGAGCATACTTCTATTGGGGAGATAATGATAAATATCAAACCAAGGGGGCTCAATTAGATGAAAACGCTTACGGCTATCCTTTCTCATCAGTAAAAGAGCAAGAGGCTGATCCTAATTCACTATTAAATTATTACAAGAAAGCTATCCGAATTAATAGTGCCTTCCCTGAAATTAGTCGTGGTATTACTACTAAAGCTGAAGGTATAAATAATAAAGAAATTTGCGCAATTCAAAAAACTTGGACAGATACTGATGGTAAAGAACATACTGCATTAGTTATGATGAACTTCTCCAGTTCCGATACAATTGAACTTGACCTAGCATCAACAAGCTTCGCTGATTATAAGCTTGTAGCACGCCTTGGAGATGCAGAAGGTAATCTACCTACTCAAGATGCTAGCAAGCTCACTATACCTAAAGCAGGAGCCTTAGTACTTAAACCAGCTAGCTAA
- a CDS encoding YitT family protein: MSSTSSLKKSTTRIFSVLLGSIIHAITINVFMNAAGIIPGGFVGTSLLVQKIFLKYFGINISYAALNITLNSLPAIFAFFYLGKRFVLYSIMFIVSSSLLVDLIPMYHLTDDIFLNVTFGGIIYGFGASLVLNSNACTGGTDFLAMIISHKTNKSIWNYVLVYNILIYVVYGSLFEFKMALYSIVFQVIYTAMINLGQTRYQRRTAFIVTQNPEPLADELMEITGHGVTVIEAKGQYTGEKRYLLYMVISKKDVRLIREHIAHNHPGAFLNITDSEQLIGKFVLEPID; encoded by the coding sequence ATGTCAAGTACAAGTTCTTTGAAAAAATCTACAACTAGGATTTTTTCTGTTTTATTGGGTAGTATAATTCATGCGATAACTATTAATGTGTTCATGAATGCTGCAGGAATTATTCCTGGTGGCTTTGTTGGTACAAGTTTATTAGTACAAAAGATTTTTCTTAAATATTTTGGAATTAATATCTCTTATGCCGCACTTAATATTACTCTTAACTCATTGCCCGCTATTTTTGCGTTCTTCTACTTAGGAAAAAGGTTTGTACTTTACTCAATAATGTTTATTGTTTCCTCAAGTTTATTGGTTGACCTTATACCTATGTACCATCTAACTGATGACATTTTCCTAAATGTTACGTTTGGGGGTATTATCTATGGATTCGGGGCGAGCCTAGTCCTAAATTCAAATGCATGTACAGGTGGTACAGATTTCTTAGCTATGATAATTTCGCATAAGACCAATAAATCAATTTGGAATTATGTGCTTGTCTACAACATCTTAATATATGTTGTTTATGGAAGCTTATTTGAATTCAAAATGGCTCTTTACTCAATAGTCTTCCAAGTTATTTATACCGCTATGATAAATCTCGGTCAAACTCGTTATCAGAGAAGAACGGCCTTCATAGTAACCCAGAACCCTGAGCCTTTGGCAGATGAGCTAATGGAAATTACTGGTCATGGAGTTACTGTCATAGAAGCTAAAGGTCAATATACAGGCGAAAAAAGATACCTTCTCTACATGGTTATTTCAAAGAAAGATGTTAGATTGATTAGAGAACATATTGCTCATAATCATCCTGGAGCCTTCTTGAATATTACAGATTCAGAACAGCTTATTGGTAAATTTGTTCTAGAACCTATTGATTAG
- a CDS encoding IS3 family transposase — translation MGKETTITKVRQLADYQTIDYFKDLGYSISKLCEILGISRSSYYKNRHRVKAEKEIQDELLCNLIKEYHSTFDGILGYRRMTIFINRLNQKSYSSGYIHRLMKLMGISARIRRKKINRKSIKPEYTKENILARDFKADLPNQKWLTDVTEFSIAGESKKLYLSPIMDLYDKSIIEYEISFRNNNQLVFSMFDRAIKKHPTAKPIFHSDRGFQYTGRIFKSKLENAGMIQSMSRVGKCIDNGPMEAFFGTLKSEMFYDKKFNSLEELKTSIEKYIKFYNEKRYQKNLECMTPIEYRYHAS, via the coding sequence ATTGGAAAGGAAACTACAATCACGAAAGTAAGGCAATTAGCAGACTATCAAACCATAGATTACTTCAAAGATCTTGGATATTCAATAAGCAAGTTATGCGAAATATTAGGAATATCAAGGAGTAGTTACTACAAAAATAGACATAGAGTCAAAGCAGAAAAAGAAATACAAGATGAACTCCTATGCAATCTCATAAAAGAATACCACTCAACATTTGATGGTATTCTAGGATACCGTAGAATGACAATTTTCATAAACAGACTTAATCAAAAATCCTACTCATCAGGCTACATACATAGGCTAATGAAGCTAATGGGTATATCTGCAAGAATACGCAGAAAGAAAATAAACAGAAAAAGTATAAAACCAGAATACACCAAAGAAAATATACTAGCCAGAGACTTTAAAGCAGACCTACCAAATCAAAAATGGTTAACAGATGTAACAGAATTTTCAATAGCAGGCGAATCTAAAAAACTCTATTTAAGTCCAATAATGGATTTATACGATAAAAGCATAATAGAATATGAAATATCATTTAGAAACAACAATCAACTAGTATTTAGCATGTTTGATAGGGCCATCAAGAAACACCCTACAGCTAAACCAATATTTCATAGTGACAGAGGATTTCAATACACTGGACGTATATTTAAATCTAAACTAGAGAATGCTGGAATGATACAAAGTATGTCTAGAGTAGGTAAATGCATTGATAATGGTCCAATGGAAGCATTTTTTGGAACGTTAAAATCCGAAATGTTCTATGATAAGAAATTTAACTCATTAGAAGAATTAAAGACAAGCATAGAAAAATATATCAAATTTTACAACGAAAAAAGATATCAAAAAAATTTAGAATGCATGACACCAATTGAGTATAGATATCATGCATCCTAA
- a CDS encoding helix-turn-helix domain-containing protein: MGRKPKFSAEVKIKACLEYEDGYESFESIAKKLHADKETVRTWYLKYKQRGETVFNTSNRNKTYPKEFKNMVISEYTNGECSYSELEAKYNISQSVIRGWVNKWYSGIEITDYDPKGDIYTMESRITTYEERLEIVKWVIENNLSYKEAADKYALPYANVYKWTKSYQRNGEEALRYKKRGRKSKSEIDFDNLSEIEKLKIELEKERSLRKRKELELEVLKKKEELERKLQSRK; the protein is encoded by the coding sequence ATGGGAAGGAAACCTAAGTTTAGTGCAGAAGTAAAGATAAAGGCATGCTTGGAATATGAAGATGGCTATGAATCTTTTGAAAGTATTGCTAAGAAATTACATGCGGATAAAGAAACAGTGCGTACCTGGTATTTAAAATACAAACAACGTGGAGAAACTGTATTTAATACGTCGAATCGAAATAAGACATACCCCAAAGAATTCAAGAATATGGTAATAAGTGAGTATACTAATGGAGAATGCTCATATTCTGAATTAGAAGCGAAGTATAACATAAGTCAATCAGTAATAAGAGGATGGGTGAACAAATGGTATAGTGGAATAGAAATAACGGACTATGATCCCAAAGGAGACATCTATACCATGGAATCGAGAATTACCACTTATGAAGAAAGATTAGAAATAGTTAAGTGGGTAATAGAAAATAACTTAAGCTATAAAGAAGCAGCAGATAAATATGCACTACCCTATGCCAACGTGTATAAGTGGACAAAATCATATCAAAGAAATGGAGAAGAAGCCCTAAGATACAAAAAGCGTGGAAGGAAATCCAAGTCTGAAATTGATTTTGATAACCTAAGTGAAATAGAAAAACTCAAAATAGAGCTAGAAAAAGAAAGGTCCTTGCGCAAAAGAAAAGAACTTGAACTAGAAGTTCTTAAAAAAAAAGAAGAATTGGAAAGGAAACTACAATCACGAAAGTAA
- a CDS encoding vitamin B12-dependent ribonucleotide reductase, whose translation MASSKTLTDLIQRYYTKELDKNPDKTVYDLFEWDKRDVVLKDYMTGEILTEMHDVEFPAGYSQNAVDIVVSKYFRKAGVPETGHETSFRQLVHRMTDFWVAALVDEKMVTEEESKILYDEIAHGILSQKFAPNSPQWFNTGLKRTHGIAGGKSGLFYYDLEEGKVKVSEDDYTRTQASACFILSINDSLLGPHSITEAYVTETRLFKGGSGTGSNFSNIRGKNEGLSGGGVSSGLMSFLRGLDRNAGAIKSGGTTRRAAKMVCLDVDHPDIEEFINWKSEEEDKALALIKMGYDSSMDGEAYSTVSGQNSNNSVRFSNEFMEKVANLEEDPEATITLKGRVDDSVNKEVKVADLWEQFNYSAWRCADPAPQFDDTFNEWHTCPAGSDGELGAKHNRINGTNPCGEYAFLDDTSCNLASINVFRFYDLESKKFDIQGFKHIVSIVQLVLEASIHWGQFPTEAIALRTHQFRTTGLGMANLASLLMVMGLPYDSIESRMFSAALMAILTGQSYATSALEAERVGSFEPYELNKEHMLRVIRNHARAAGARTDKLEGLSYEPLMINHKILESLGLTELSKTVKDVWKQAEDFGNKYGYRNAQVSVIAPTGTISFAMDCGATSIEPFFSHISYKKLIGGGFMVITNPVIAAALENLGYSEEEVNDIVEYIERKDENGMIIDGKIEGAPHLKEEHLSVFDTANVAGSGKRFIAPRGHVLMVAALTPFVSGAISKTVNLPNIATVDDFKEVHLLSWKTGVKGITLYRDGCKNSQPLNNTYNPGTVDQKLEDLSYAELLKFAHDAQDKLTGNMPVQNKRTKLLGIRSGHTHPASIDGVKIYATVNRDESGNISEIYITTDREGTTIMGLLNSLSKTISIMLQYHIPAERISKLLRGQKYEPYGFVQRHPYIKSVSSVSDFISKVIDIELGDYTRVQVKPDGYDGPDSKWVPNQLTERIENQKAIYNDLEDDEELPSFDIAAATQAAVAFDEFTDETEEYDDDFVHSYAEDLIEEGERLYDGSTCSTCSSTRLVQNGTCKVCLDCGTTTGCS comes from the coding sequence ATGGCAAGTTCAAAGACATTAACTGATTTAATTCAGAGATATTACACCAAAGAATTAGATAAGAATCCTGATAAAACAGTCTATGATTTATTCGAATGGGATAAACGAGATGTTGTATTAAAAGACTATATGACCGGAGAAATTTTGACAGAAATGCATGACGTAGAATTCCCAGCAGGTTATTCTCAAAATGCAGTTGATATTGTTGTTTCAAAATATTTCCGTAAAGCGGGTGTTCCAGAGACAGGACACGAAACTTCATTTAGACAACTAGTTCACAGAATGACTGATTTTTGGGTTGCAGCTTTAGTAGATGAGAAGATGGTAACCGAAGAAGAGTCTAAAATTCTTTACGATGAAATAGCACACGGTATTCTTTCTCAAAAGTTTGCTCCAAACTCACCACAATGGTTTAATACAGGACTTAAACGTACTCATGGTATAGCTGGTGGTAAGAGCGGTTTGTTCTACTATGATCTTGAAGAAGGAAAAGTAAAAGTTTCAGAAGATGACTACACAAGAACTCAAGCTTCTGCATGCTTTATTTTATCAATCAATGACTCATTATTAGGTCCACACTCAATTACAGAAGCATACGTAACTGAGACACGTCTATTCAAAGGTGGTTCTGGTACAGGAAGTAACTTCTCAAATATCAGAGGTAAGAATGAAGGACTATCAGGTGGTGGTGTGTCCTCAGGTTTAATGAGCTTCTTACGTGGTTTAGATAGAAATGCTGGTGCAATCAAATCTGGTGGTACTACAAGACGTGCTGCTAAGATGGTATGTTTAGATGTTGATCACCCAGATATAGAAGAATTTATTAACTGGAAGAGTGAAGAAGAAGATAAAGCTCTGGCACTTATTAAGATGGGTTATGATAGCTCCATGGATGGTGAAGCATACTCAACAGTTTCAGGACAGAACTCTAATAACTCAGTTCGTTTTAGCAATGAATTTATGGAGAAAGTTGCTAATCTAGAAGAAGATCCAGAAGCGACAATTACTCTAAAGGGTAGAGTAGATGATTCTGTAAACAAAGAAGTAAAAGTAGCTGATCTTTGGGAACAATTTAACTACTCAGCTTGGCGTTGTGCTGACCCAGCTCCTCAATTTGATGACACATTTAACGAATGGCATACTTGTCCAGCAGGTTCAGATGGTGAATTAGGTGCAAAGCATAACCGTATTAATGGTACAAACCCTTGTGGAGAGTACGCATTCTTGGATGATACAAGTTGTAACTTAGCTTCAATCAACGTTTTCAGATTCTATGATCTTGAGAGTAAGAAATTTGATATTCAAGGATTTAAACACATAGTATCAATAGTTCAATTAGTGCTAGAAGCTTCAATTCACTGGGGTCAATTCCCAACAGAAGCAATTGCATTGAGAACTCATCAATTCCGTACTACAGGTTTAGGTATGGCTAACTTGGCATCATTGTTGATGGTAATGGGCTTGCCTTATGATTCAATTGAATCTCGTATGTTTTCAGCAGCTTTAATGGCAATCTTAACAGGTCAAAGCTATGCAACATCAGCTTTAGAAGCAGAGAGAGTAGGCTCATTTGAACCATATGAATTGAACAAAGAGCATATGCTACGTGTTATTAGAAACCATGCTAGAGCAGCAGGTGCTAGAACTGATAAACTAGAAGGTTTAAGCTACGAGCCATTAATGATTAACCATAAGATTCTAGAAAGCCTTGGTTTGACAGAGCTATCAAAGACAGTTAAAGATGTTTGGAAGCAAGCTGAAGACTTTGGTAACAAATATGGATATAGAAATGCTCAAGTTTCAGTTATTGCTCCAACCGGAACAATTTCCTTCGCCATGGACTGTGGTGCTACAAGTATTGAACCATTCTTTAGCCACATTAGCTATAAGAAACTTATTGGTGGTGGTTTCATGGTTATTACAAACCCAGTTATTGCTGCAGCATTAGAAAACTTGGGATACTCAGAAGAAGAGGTCAATGATATTGTTGAGTATATCGAACGTAAAGATGAAAACGGCATGATCATTGACGGTAAGATTGAAGGTGCTCCACACTTGAAAGAAGAGCATTTATCAGTATTTGATACAGCTAACGTTGCAGGTTCTGGTAAGAGATTCATTGCTCCTCGTGGACACGTATTAATGGTTGCAGCACTAACACCATTTGTATCAGGAGCGATTTCTAAGACAGTTAACTTGCCAAATATTGCAACAGTTGACGATTTCAAAGAAGTACACTTGCTATCTTGGAAGACTGGTGTCAAAGGTATTACACTTTACCGAGATGGATGTAAAAATTCACAACCATTGAACAATACTTATAACCCAGGAACAGTCGATCAAAAGTTAGAGGATTTAAGTTACGCTGAATTATTGAAATTTGCTCACGATGCCCAAGATAAATTAACAGGTAATATGCCAGTGCAAAACAAACGCACTAAACTCTTGGGTATAAGATCAGGACATACACATCCAGCTTCTATTGATGGAGTTAAAATATATGCAACTGTAAATCGTGATGAGTCTGGTAATATTTCAGAGATTTACATCACTACAGATAGAGAAGGTACTACAATAATGGGATTATTAAACTCATTAAGTAAGACAATCTCAATCATGCTACAGTATCATATCCCAGCTGAGAGAATATCTAAGCTTCTCAGAGGCCAGAAATATGAACCATATGGATTTGTACAACGTCACCCATACATTAAGTCAGTAAGCTCTGTATCAGACTTTATTAGTAAAGTAATTGACATCGAGTTGGGAGATTATACTAGAGTACAAGTCAAACCTGATGGTTATGATGGTCCAGATAGCAAATGGGTTCCAAATCAATTAACAGAAAGAATTGAAAACCAAAAAGCGATCTATAATGATTTAGAAGATGATGAAGAGCTGCCAAGCTTTGATATTGCGGCTGCTACTCAAGCTGCAGTAGCTTTCGATGAATTTACAGATGAAACAGAAGAGTATGACGATGATTTCGTTCATAGTTATGCTGAAGATTTAATCGAAGAAGGCGAAAGATTATATGACGGATCTACCTGCTCAACCTGCTCTAGTACAAGATTAGTACAGAATGGTACATGTAAAGTATGCTTAGACTGTGGTACCACTACAGGATGTAGTTAA